A single window of Halobacillus naozhouensis DNA harbors:
- a CDS encoding alpha/beta fold hydrolase, with amino-acid sequence MIGIYRERYKQIPVLVIVDGMKKDEALPVFTYFHGFTSAKEHNLPQAYLLAEKGYRVILPDSLYHGERENGISKHTLNFKFWDIVNQNLQDLQAIKEELDRRNLVKDHRFGVGGTSMGGVTTSAALTLYPWIQSAAVMMGSPKLVDFAKKLIQDVEKTGIELPIGEDELDELYQSLQTIDLSTQMDKLRGRPLFFWHGDADPVVPFEHSYDFYNHAIEYYKNPEDIQFLREAGRDHKVSRFAIKEMVNWIEIVL; translated from the coding sequence ATGATTGGCATCTATAGAGAGCGTTATAAACAAATCCCTGTGCTGGTAATTGTAGACGGTATGAAAAAAGACGAAGCGTTGCCTGTGTTTACATATTTCCACGGTTTTACATCAGCCAAAGAGCATAACCTTCCGCAAGCTTATTTGCTGGCTGAGAAAGGATATCGTGTAATCTTGCCGGATAGCCTCTACCATGGAGAAAGGGAAAACGGAATTTCCAAACACACATTAAATTTTAAATTTTGGGATATTGTGAATCAAAATTTGCAGGATTTACAAGCTATAAAAGAGGAGCTTGACCGCCGAAATCTAGTGAAAGACCATCGCTTTGGCGTGGGCGGAACATCTATGGGCGGTGTTACGACAAGCGCGGCCTTAACACTTTATCCTTGGATTCAGTCGGCTGCTGTAATGATGGGGTCACCCAAACTTGTCGACTTCGCTAAAAAGTTAATCCAGGATGTTGAAAAGACAGGGATTGAGCTGCCGATTGGTGAAGATGAATTGGATGAGCTTTATCAGTCGCTGCAAACCATTGATTTATCTACACAGATGGACAAACTGCGAGGCCGGCCATTGTTTTTCTGGCATGGTGATGCTGATCCAGTTGTACCGTTTGAGCATTCGTATGATTTCTATAATCATGCAATTGAATATTATAAAAACCCTGAAGATATTCAGTTTCTCCGCGAAGCGGGTCGTGACCATAAGGTAAGCCGTTTTGCCATTAAAGAAATGGTGAACTGGATTGAAATTGTTCTCTAG
- a CDS encoding metal-sulfur cluster assembly factor, whose translation MDTALEENIMGALENVIDPELGIDIVNLGLVYGADMDDNGNTTVTMTLTAMGCPLAGHIEQDVKRVLADLPEVNEITVNIVWNPPWTKDRMSRYAKIALGIPD comes from the coding sequence GTGGATACAGCACTTGAAGAAAATATCATGGGTGCCCTTGAGAATGTGATTGACCCTGAACTTGGGATTGATATCGTAAATCTCGGCCTCGTATATGGTGCCGACATGGATGATAATGGAAATACAACAGTAACAATGACATTAACAGCAATGGGCTGCCCATTAGCGGGTCATATCGAACAAGATGTAAAGCGAGTCCTTGCTGATCTTCCGGAAGTAAACGAAATAACCGTGAATATTGTTTGGAATCCGCCTTGGACGAAGGACCGTATGAGTCGTTATGCTAAAATAGCTCTCGGTATTCCGGATTGA
- the mobB gene encoding molybdopterin-guanine dinucleotide biosynthesis protein B, which translates to MSQAPVFQIVGYKNSGKTTVLCELIEYGSSMGEQVASIKRHGHHQPLEPMHEHTDSYQLQKAGSFLTGIDSSGTFQLEFNHNQSFPLQRLIDLYQTFDPDLIIVEGYKQESYRKAVIIKDEADLALLQLDGVQFVLTWNKEWTSHLDIPVFTMEQWKQSIRSIYEMIKREGRE; encoded by the coding sequence ATGTCACAAGCGCCTGTTTTTCAAATCGTTGGCTATAAAAATAGTGGGAAGACAACGGTTTTATGCGAACTCATTGAATACGGGTCTTCTATGGGAGAGCAAGTAGCTTCTATTAAGCGGCACGGCCATCATCAGCCGCTTGAACCGATGCACGAGCATACAGATAGTTATCAATTACAAAAAGCTGGTTCATTTTTAACAGGGATAGATAGCTCAGGTACGTTCCAATTAGAATTCAATCATAACCAATCGTTCCCACTCCAGCGGCTCATCGACTTGTATCAAACCTTTGACCCGGATTTAATTATAGTGGAAGGATACAAACAAGAAAGCTATCGAAAAGCCGTGATTATAAAAGACGAAGCAGATCTTGCTCTTCTGCAATTGGATGGGGTGCAGTTCGTTCTGACTTGGAATAAAGAGTGGACGAGCCATCTCGACATTCCGGTATTTACGATGGAGCAATGGAAACAATCAATTAGATCTATTTATGAGATGATAAAGAGGGAGGGCAGAGAATGA
- a CDS encoding molybdenum cofactor biosynthesis protein MoaE, with protein sequence MSKLFCITDDPISVEEVVQLVSRREAGAINTFIGTVREFTYGKRTLHLEYQTYRSMAEKKLEQLGVEIEERWPEAKTAIVHRVGRLDIEDVAVVIAVSTPHRADSYEASRYAIERIKEMVPIWKKEHWEDGDAWIGDQTETNPYPEGAPQKEDLK encoded by the coding sequence ATGAGTAAGCTATTCTGCATAACAGACGACCCTATCTCAGTAGAGGAGGTTGTCCAGCTTGTCTCAAGGCGTGAGGCGGGAGCAATCAATACGTTTATTGGGACAGTACGAGAATTTACATACGGAAAGCGAACGCTTCATCTAGAATATCAAACGTATCGTTCCATGGCTGAAAAGAAACTTGAGCAATTAGGTGTGGAAATTGAAGAGCGCTGGCCTGAGGCGAAGACGGCGATTGTCCACCGAGTTGGCCGCTTAGACATAGAAGATGTTGCTGTTGTTATTGCTGTCTCGACCCCGCATCGGGCGGATTCTTATGAAGCAAGCCGCTATGCCATTGAGCGGATTAAAGAGATGGTTCCGATCTGGAAAAAGGAACATTGGGAAGATGGGGATGCATGGATCGGGGATCAAACAGAAACGAACCCATACCCTGAGGGCGCACCGCAAAAGGAGGATTTGAAGTGA
- the moaD gene encoding molybdopterin converting factor subunit 1: protein MNRILLFAGLQEKAGQESIELDAVGKTVEEIKKKIGQQYQLDRLHEAMTAVNEEYAAHDYKIADGDVIAFIPPVSGG, encoded by the coding sequence GTGAATCGAATACTATTATTCGCCGGATTACAAGAGAAGGCGGGGCAGGAAAGTATTGAACTGGATGCTGTAGGGAAAACAGTCGAAGAGATTAAAAAGAAGATTGGCCAGCAGTATCAACTTGATCGTCTTCATGAAGCCATGACGGCAGTCAATGAAGAATATGCAGCCCATGATTATAAAATTGCTGATGGAGATGTGATTGCCTTTATTCCTCCGGTAAGCGGAGGGTAA
- a CDS encoding undecaprenyl-diphosphate phosphatase, protein MEEFLLIVKYLFLGLFQGITEPIPISSSGHLVIVQHLMNLKIEGLDFLVLVNFGSLIAVFMIYWDDIVRLFKNGIGYLITKDSRQKDDFDFVLYLFIGTVPAGVLGVLFKDVFDQLKTVEVVAIALIITGFALWIIRNIRGVKSDGMLTWKDALIVGLAQAVALTPGISRSGATIVAAMLLGMKQQTALRFSFLLYIPVSLGTMLLSIGDLMGSDLSTLWLPYLLAFIASIFASYISLKWFMNIMEHGNLKYFAIYCFIVGGLVLIFL, encoded by the coding sequence ATGGAAGAATTTTTGCTTATAGTGAAGTATTTATTTCTCGGGTTATTCCAGGGGATTACAGAACCGATCCCGATTTCATCGAGTGGTCACCTCGTCATTGTCCAACATTTGATGAACTTGAAAATTGAGGGATTAGACTTTTTAGTACTCGTGAACTTCGGGTCACTCATCGCCGTCTTTATGATCTACTGGGACGATATTGTCCGCTTATTTAAAAATGGAATTGGTTATTTGATTACCAAGGATTCTCGGCAAAAAGATGACTTTGACTTTGTTCTCTATTTATTCATCGGGACTGTGCCAGCAGGCGTCCTGGGAGTGCTATTCAAAGATGTGTTTGATCAATTAAAGACAGTTGAAGTTGTAGCGATAGCTCTGATCATCACCGGGTTTGCACTTTGGATCATTCGCAATATTCGAGGTGTCAAAAGTGACGGGATGTTGACGTGGAAGGACGCACTGATCGTAGGGTTAGCTCAGGCAGTTGCCTTAACTCCCGGCATCAGCCGTTCAGGGGCAACGATCGTAGCAGCCATGCTGCTTGGCATGAAACAGCAGACGGCTCTGCGATTCTCGTTCCTATTATATATTCCGGTTAGTTTAGGAACGATGCTTTTATCAATTGGCGATTTAATGGGAAGCGACCTATCAACCCTTTGGCTGCCTTACCTGTTAGCTTTTATCGCTTCGATTTTTGCTTCTTACATTTCATTGAAATGGTTCATGAACATTATGGAGCACGGAAACTTAAAATACTTCGCGATCTATTGTTTTATCGTTGGAGGGCTAGTATTGATATTTCTATAA
- a CDS encoding YjzD family protein, translating to MRFVWTVVWAFLLSLMAAYVISNMTQSDFSFLQTVVMTIVFSGTAFALGEGLIKEEA from the coding sequence ATGCGTTTTGTGTGGACAGTGGTTTGGGCTTTCCTATTAAGCCTGATGGCTGCATATGTCATTAGTAATATGACGCAATCAGATTTTTCTTTCCTTCAAACGGTGGTAATGACGATTGTGTTCAGTGGAACAGCTTTTGCACTAGGTGAAGGTTTAATTAAAGAAGAGGCTTAA
- a CDS encoding BMP family ABC transporter substrate-binding protein has product MRIYSSLLILILALMMLTGCQYAFVSGHTDKVGMLVETTIHDQAWGQQGYKGLQLIQEEYGVDVYFKEGVKTAPQTAQAVAELVDKGVTVIFGHSSVYGNYFRDLHEAYPDVHFIYFNGQFSADNVTSLNFSADAMGFFGGMIAGEMTETNKVGLVAAFEWQPEVEGFYEGVKFQNPDAKVDIAFTNSWEDTEKALALYRQMEEDGADVFYPAGDIFNIPMIQAAQDDGHYAIGYVTDQSSIARNTVLTSTVQRVDRVYNIAMNRYVEGELPGDVLSFDFQEGTIEMGTYSPMVPEDFQKKMEKVVQKYKEIGRLPGQ; this is encoded by the coding sequence TTGAGGATATATTCTAGTTTACTAATTCTAATTCTGGCACTGATGATGCTGACAGGGTGTCAGTATGCGTTTGTGTCTGGTCATACAGATAAAGTCGGCATGCTTGTAGAGACCACAATTCACGATCAAGCGTGGGGGCAGCAAGGATATAAAGGTTTACAATTGATCCAGGAAGAGTATGGGGTCGACGTGTACTTCAAGGAAGGGGTAAAAACAGCACCGCAGACTGCTCAGGCTGTAGCTGAACTGGTCGATAAAGGTGTCACCGTCATCTTTGGTCATAGCAGTGTGTATGGGAATTATTTTAGGGATCTTCATGAAGCCTACCCCGATGTACACTTTATTTACTTTAATGGGCAATTTTCCGCCGACAATGTAACCAGTTTAAACTTTAGTGCAGATGCTATGGGGTTTTTTGGCGGCATGATAGCCGGTGAAATGACGGAAACGAATAAGGTCGGTTTAGTGGCAGCATTCGAATGGCAGCCTGAGGTAGAGGGGTTCTATGAAGGAGTTAAATTTCAAAATCCTGACGCCAAAGTAGACATTGCTTTTACAAATAGCTGGGAAGACACGGAAAAAGCGCTGGCTTTATACAGGCAAATGGAAGAGGATGGAGCGGATGTGTTTTACCCGGCCGGCGACATCTTTAATATTCCTATGATCCAGGCAGCTCAGGACGATGGACACTATGCAATTGGTTATGTGACAGACCAATCTTCTATAGCCCGGAATACGGTGTTGACTAGTACAGTACAGCGCGTTGATCGCGTCTATAATATTGCCATGAACCGTTATGTGGAAGGAGAACTTCCAGGGGATGTCCTGAGCTTTGACTTTCAGGAAGGTACCATTGAGATGGGAACTTATAGCCCTATGGTTCCTGAAGACTTTCAAAAGAAGATGGAGAAGGTCGTTCAAAAATATAAAGAAATAGGACGACTTCCTGGTCAATAG
- a CDS encoding beta-ketoacyl-ACP synthase III: protein MNAGIIGTGHYVPEKVLTNHDMEKIVDTSDEWIRTRTGIEERRIASDDMDTSDLAFRAAEDALKDADVKAEDLDMILVATVTPDQPFPSVSNMLQHRLGATKAASMDVAAACSGFMYGLITAKQFIENGAYENVLVIGVEKLSKITNWEDRNTCVLFGDAAGAAVVGPVSDDKGILSFELGSEGSGGPHLYQGKEDDLLYMNGREVFKFAVRQMPESSVNVVKKIGLSEQDVDYLIPHQANIRIMEAARQRLGVPEEKMATAVKRYGNTSSASIPLALSEEVKAGKIKENDLVVLVGFGGGLTWGAVALRWGK from the coding sequence ATGAATGCTGGAATCATCGGAACGGGTCATTATGTGCCAGAAAAGGTACTGACCAATCATGACATGGAGAAAATTGTGGATACTAGTGATGAATGGATTCGGACACGTACCGGAATAGAAGAAAGAAGAATTGCATCTGATGATATGGACACATCTGATCTTGCGTTTCGTGCCGCAGAAGATGCTCTTAAGGATGCAGATGTGAAAGCTGAGGATTTGGACATGATTTTAGTGGCTACAGTTACACCTGATCAGCCTTTTCCGTCTGTCTCCAACATGCTTCAGCATCGTTTAGGAGCAACAAAAGCAGCATCTATGGATGTAGCTGCAGCATGCTCAGGCTTTATGTATGGTCTTATTACAGCTAAGCAGTTTATCGAAAATGGAGCTTATGAAAATGTCCTTGTTATCGGGGTTGAAAAACTTTCTAAAATCACGAACTGGGAGGACAGAAATACGTGTGTTCTTTTCGGTGATGCAGCCGGAGCCGCTGTCGTAGGCCCTGTAAGTGATGACAAAGGAATTCTTTCCTTTGAACTAGGCTCAGAAGGCAGTGGAGGACCTCATTTGTATCAAGGTAAAGAAGATGATTTACTTTATATGAATGGAAGAGAAGTTTTCAAATTTGCCGTTAGACAAATGCCTGAGTCTTCAGTAAATGTCGTGAAGAAAATTGGTCTGAGTGAACAGGATGTAGATTATCTCATTCCACACCAGGCTAATATTCGCATTATGGAAGCAGCCAGACAGCGACTTGGTGTTCCGGAAGAGAAAATGGCTACAGCCGTGAAGCGGTATGGGAATACATCATCAGCTTCGATTCCGCTGGCTTTGTCAGAAGAAGTAAAAGCAGGTAAAATAAAAGAAAATGATCTTGTCGTACTTGTAGGATTTGGTGGCGGACTTACTTGGGGCGCCGTTGCACTCAGGTGGGGTAAGTAA
- the fabF gene encoding beta-ketoacyl-ACP synthase II — protein sequence MDKRRVVITGMGAVTPVGNSVEEMWKNIKAGQSGVGEITKVNKEDYPVSVAAELKDFDPSSYIDRKEVRRMDPFVQYAMVASHMAVEDAGLEINEDNADRTGVWIGSGIGGMNTYESQFETFQKKGYRRVSPFFIPMMIPDMAAGQVSIALGAKGINSCTVTACASGANSIGDAFKVIQRGDADIMVTGGTEAPMNKMSFAGFASARALSLNEDPNTASRPFDQNRDGFVMGEGAGILVLETLESAKKRGAKIYGELTGYGATGDAHHITAPAPEGEGATRAMKQALDDADIAPESVDYVNAHGTSTDLNDKFETIAAKSVFKDHAYNLSMSSTKSMTGHLLGAAGAVESIISLLAINEGIMPPTINYETPDPECDLDYVPNEAREKVLDIVMSNSLGFGGHNASLIFKKYND from the coding sequence ATGGATAAACGTCGTGTCGTCATTACCGGCATGGGTGCAGTCACACCTGTCGGTAACTCAGTCGAAGAAATGTGGAAAAATATTAAAGCCGGTCAGTCAGGCGTTGGTGAAATCACCAAGGTGAATAAAGAAGATTACCCTGTCAGTGTTGCGGCTGAATTAAAGGATTTCGACCCATCGTCATACATTGATCGCAAGGAAGTACGCCGGATGGATCCTTTTGTCCAATATGCAATGGTCGCTTCACACATGGCTGTTGAGGATGCCGGGTTAGAAATTAATGAGGACAATGCAGATAGAACGGGTGTATGGATTGGTTCAGGGATTGGCGGAATGAACACGTACGAATCACAGTTTGAAACCTTTCAGAAAAAAGGGTACCGTCGTGTCAGCCCATTCTTTATTCCGATGATGATTCCGGATATGGCTGCTGGACAAGTTTCGATTGCACTTGGAGCCAAGGGAATTAACTCCTGTACGGTAACAGCATGTGCCTCAGGAGCTAACTCGATCGGTGATGCTTTCAAAGTGATACAACGTGGAGATGCGGATATTATGGTAACAGGCGGAACTGAAGCCCCTATGAATAAGATGTCCTTTGCTGGATTCGCTTCAGCCCGGGCGCTTTCTTTAAATGAAGACCCGAATACAGCCAGCCGTCCTTTTGATCAGAATCGAGATGGTTTCGTCATGGGCGAAGGCGCAGGCATTTTAGTTCTGGAAACACTTGAATCTGCTAAAAAACGTGGCGCAAAAATCTACGGAGAACTGACAGGCTACGGTGCCACTGGGGATGCTCACCACATTACCGCTCCTGCGCCAGAAGGAGAGGGAGCAACACGTGCTATGAAACAGGCACTGGATGATGCGGATATCGCCCCTGAATCCGTTGATTATGTAAATGCCCACGGAACATCAACAGATCTTAATGATAAATTTGAAACGATCGCAGCGAAGTCTGTCTTTAAAGATCATGCCTACAATTTATCAATGTCCTCAACGAAGTCGATGACAGGACACTTATTGGGGGCTGCTGGAGCGGTAGAATCGATTATTTCGCTGTTGGCTATTAATGAAGGGATTATGCCGCCTACCATTAATTATGAAACACCGGATCCTGAATGTGACCTTGACTATGTACCGAATGAGGCTCGGGAGAAAGTGCTGGATATTGTTATGAGCAACTCTCTCGGTTTCGGAGGTCATAACGCATCACTTATTTTCAAAAAATATAATGATTAA
- a CDS encoding LCP family protein, with product MTAKRSTRRRKRRLRKKRVFVAALLLIFITSIGYAGYEYMMGKQDSLGKVSGEDGEVQLEEMSSKYKEAFKGIDNHDGVTNVLLLGVDQRGSETPRSDTIMIAQYDPENETAKLVSIMRDTYVNIPGHGYNKINAAFAFGGPELLRKTIVENFGVKPEYYAIIDFNGFTHIVNTLAPNGVKVDIEKDMHYNGGKDTNIDLKAGTQRLNGDELLGYARYRGDARGDFARVERQQKVIKLLKDELLSFSGVLKAPRLIGTLQPYVDTNLGTSKILSLGKDFILNPPKDIETLSIPTDDNVRNQRKPYPVGLVLAHDEQETAQTIQEFLE from the coding sequence ATGACAGCTAAACGCTCCACGCGCAGACGGAAAAGGCGTCTACGCAAGAAAAGGGTGTTCGTAGCTGCATTACTCCTAATTTTTATTACATCTATAGGTTATGCAGGTTATGAATATATGATGGGAAAACAGGACTCCCTTGGAAAAGTATCCGGAGAAGATGGAGAAGTTCAACTAGAAGAAATGTCTAGTAAATATAAAGAAGCATTTAAAGGCATTGACAATCATGACGGTGTAACCAATGTCCTGCTGCTGGGTGTTGACCAGCGAGGCAGTGAAACACCTAGGTCTGATACGATTATGATTGCCCAATATGATCCTGAAAATGAGACAGCCAAACTTGTTTCGATCATGAGGGATACCTATGTTAATATTCCGGGTCATGGATATAACAAAATTAACGCCGCCTTTGCGTTTGGCGGGCCCGAACTACTTCGAAAGACGATTGTAGAGAACTTCGGGGTAAAACCTGAATATTACGCTATTATTGACTTTAACGGCTTTACACACATTGTAAATACACTAGCTCCAAATGGTGTAAAAGTTGATATTGAAAAGGATATGCACTATAACGGCGGAAAAGACACAAACATCGATCTTAAAGCAGGTACCCAGCGACTTAACGGGGACGAGCTGCTTGGATATGCCCGCTATCGAGGGGATGCCAGAGGTGACTTTGCCCGTGTTGAACGACAGCAAAAAGTTATTAAACTATTAAAAGATGAACTTCTGTCATTCAGTGGGGTATTGAAAGCACCACGTTTGATCGGTACATTGCAGCCGTATGTAGATACAAACCTGGGAACTTCTAAGATTCTATCGCTCGGAAAGGATTTTATACTAAATCCACCTAAGGATATTGAGACATTATCTATTCCAACAGATGATAATGTACGGAACCAGCGCAAGCCTTACCCGGTTGGACTGGTACTTGCACACGATGAGCAGGAAACGGCTCAAACCATACAAGAGTTCCTTGAATAA
- a CDS encoding DUF3603 family protein — MLYMHDLWVNWFEGEENGYNVCRFHEWRKEDGIEIVDQIPLLLVEEQLYESIENDLQDLPMSLLQDVQKRTYMKRNQERHTIEYAAVVTNGHDVIVFDTLGYTLPVKKSRLIPRQERLVFEMVQGKKPATYNMEEQFTKEYHILSLEPEKMSGLTRRERQLKQLLMMALDQLKHSDYPEEIRYWLTEWNPVEYHSIKELTTDEAWERLYQGTSHGWTIHHEELCGKLVKGQPFFETIWQGEHQKAEKHIKSQN; from the coding sequence ATGCTATATATGCACGATTTATGGGTTAACTGGTTTGAAGGAGAAGAGAATGGTTATAACGTATGCCGATTTCACGAGTGGCGTAAGGAGGATGGAATTGAGATTGTAGACCAAATTCCGCTGCTGCTCGTAGAAGAACAGCTTTATGAAAGTATTGAGAATGATCTGCAGGATTTACCCATGTCACTACTTCAAGATGTACAAAAAAGAACTTACATGAAGAGGAACCAAGAGCGACATACCATTGAATATGCTGCCGTTGTGACAAATGGGCACGATGTCATAGTATTTGATACCTTGGGGTACACACTTCCTGTTAAAAAAAGCAGGTTAATCCCGAGACAAGAACGACTGGTCTTTGAAATGGTCCAAGGCAAAAAGCCAGCTACTTACAACATGGAAGAGCAATTCACCAAAGAATATCATATCCTTTCATTAGAGCCAGAAAAAATGTCAGGCTTAACCAGACGTGAACGACAGTTGAAGCAATTGTTAATGATGGCCCTGGATCAATTAAAACATTCTGATTATCCTGAAGAAATCCGTTACTGGTTAACAGAATGGAATCCTGTCGAGTATCATTCGATTAAAGAATTAACGACTGATGAGGCGTGGGAGCGTCTATATCAGGGCACATCTCATGGCTGGACCATACATCATGAAGAATTATGCGGAAAACTTGTTAAAGGGCAGCCTTTTTTTGAAACGATATGGCAGGGAGAACATCAAAAAGCTGAAAAGCACATAAAAAGCCAGAATTGA
- the trpS gene encoding tryptophan--tRNA ligase, with protein MKTIFSGIQPSGTLTLGNYLGAMKHFVDLQDEYNCYFCIVDEHAITVPQERLKLRDNIKSLAALYVASGIDVNKSTLFIQSEVSAHTQLGWMLQCVSYIGELERMTQFKDKSQGGKEGVTSGLLTYPPLMAADILLYKTDIVPVGEDQKQHLELTRNLAQRFNNKYNDIFTVPEVRIPKSGARIMSLQEPTKKMSKSDTNQKAFISMLDDEKKITKKIKSAVTDSEGIVKYDKENKPGIANLLTIYSVCSGISIAELEEKYKDAGYGIFKADVAEAVVDTLKPIQERYDQLIHSDELDDMLDQGAEHASFHADKILKKAKKAMGLGRVRKK; from the coding sequence ATGAAAACAATTTTCTCAGGGATTCAACCTAGCGGAACACTGACGTTAGGAAACTACTTAGGAGCCATGAAACATTTTGTCGATTTACAGGACGAATACAATTGCTACTTTTGCATTGTTGATGAACATGCCATCACTGTTCCACAGGAGCGTCTGAAGTTAAGAGATAATATTAAGTCTCTGGCAGCTTTGTATGTCGCTTCAGGAATCGATGTAAACAAATCTACCCTGTTTATTCAATCAGAGGTTTCGGCACATACACAGCTTGGCTGGATGCTGCAATGTGTCAGTTACATCGGGGAGCTTGAGCGGATGACCCAGTTCAAGGATAAATCTCAGGGCGGTAAAGAAGGAGTTACGTCAGGCCTGCTTACTTACCCTCCGTTAATGGCAGCTGATATTCTTTTATATAAAACGGATATCGTTCCTGTCGGAGAGGATCAGAAGCAGCATCTCGAATTAACTCGAAATCTGGCTCAGCGGTTTAACAATAAATACAATGATATTTTTACCGTACCAGAAGTGAGAATTCCTAAATCAGGTGCTCGCATTATGTCGCTTCAAGAACCAACGAAAAAAATGAGTAAATCTGATACCAACCAGAAAGCATTCATTTCCATGCTTGATGATGAGAAGAAAATTACCAAAAAAATTAAAAGTGCTGTGACCGATTCTGAGGGGATTGTGAAATATGATAAGGAAAATAAACCAGGAATCGCGAACTTACTTACCATTTACTCGGTCTGCTCAGGAATTTCTATAGCGGAACTTGAAGAAAAATACAAGGATGCCGGCTACGGAATATTTAAGGCCGATGTTGCCGAAGCTGTCGTCGACACTTTGAAGCCGATTCAGGAGCGATACGATCAGTTGATTCATTCCGATGAGCTTGATGACATGTTAGATCAGGGAGCTGAACACGCGAGTTTCCATGCAGATAAAATTTTGAAGAAGGCAAAGAAAGCTATGGGGCTTGGTCGTGTGAGGAAAAAGTAG